From Actinomycetota bacterium, one genomic window encodes:
- a CDS encoding dihydroorotate dehydrogenase, whose amino-acid sequence MSIDLSTNLGALQLAAPTLTASGCAAAGRELAQFGDVATLGAVVTKSIMLNARSGRPTPRMAETPSGMLNSIGLQGPGIEQFIEKDLAWLTEHGVTTVVSIAGGTVAEFGELAGRLNGEPGIAALEVNISCPNVESRGQVFACNHDSASEVIRTVRSQWTNSAPILAKLTPDV is encoded by the coding sequence ATGAGCATTGACCTTTCAACGAATCTTGGCGCCTTGCAATTAGCTGCGCCGACATTGACAGCTTCAGGTTGCGCAGCGGCGGGTCGAGAGTTGGCACAATTTGGCGATGTGGCGACTCTGGGTGCAGTGGTCACCAAAAGCATCATGCTAAATGCCAGATCTGGCCGACCAACACCTCGAATGGCCGAAACCCCAAGCGGCATGCTGAATTCAATAGGCTTGCAAGGTCCAGGTATTGAGCAATTTATTGAAAAGGACCTTGCTTGGTTAACCGAACACGGAGTCACCACCGTCGTCTCGATTGCAGGTGGCACGGTTGCTGAATTCGGAGAATTGGCTGGAAGGTTAAATGGCGAGCCAGGAATTGCCGCGCTTGAGGTCAACATCTCTTGTCCCAATGTGGAGAGCAGGGGACAGGTATTTGCCTGCAACCACGATTCAGCTAGCGAAGTAATTCGCACAGTTCGCAGCCAATGGACAAACTCAGCGCCGATTCTGGCCAAACTGACGCCAGATGTG